The Planctellipticum variicoloris DNA window CCCGTCGGCCTGGTTGGCTTCTTCACTGGTGATCCTGCTGGCCGCAGGTTGCGGCGGACCGTCGGGACCCGAGCGAGCGATTGTGAAAGGGACCGTCGCGTTTGACGGGGCTCCGGTGGAGTCGGGAACGATTGCGTTTCTGCCGGTGGATGGGACGGAAGGCCCGTCGAGCGGCGGCGAGATCCGCGATGGCGAGTTTCTGCTGCCGAAAGAGAGCGGGGCGGTGGTCGGTCAGAACCGGGTCGAGATCCGGGCCACGCGCCAGAACGGCAAGCCGGTGGCGAACGGCATCGCCGGCGTGAGCGAAGGCCCATCGGCCGCGAGCAGCGAGGCCAAGGTGGTGATGTATATCCCGCCGCAGTACAACGTGAATTCGGAGCTGAAAGAGACGATCAAGGCGGGCGAGAACTCGCTGTCGTTCGATCTGCATTCCAGCAAGTAGTTCGACGAACTGCGGGCCGGCCGCAACGATGGGAGTTGCATCGGCCCGGCGTCTCTCAACGGGAGATCCCGCAGCGGCTTCCAGAGCGGTTGCGGGGCGGGCTCGCTTGTTCCCATTGCCTGCGAGTCGACCGGGTCCCGGTCGACGTCCGGCACGAACCGCGGAACGCGGCCCGTGCGCAGCGGCCGAGAAGTCCGGGCGTTGAGTTTGAGGCCGACCCGTGTCAGGCTGTTGGCGTCGTATCGACGCTCAACCCTCGACGGCCGCCCTCATGAAAAGCCTGACCCGCCACCTGACGTTCCAGCTTCCCGAGCGGATGGGCTTCCTCAACATTACGGAGGAAGTCCGCCGGCTTGTGCAGGAGAGCGGGGTGCAGGAGGGGCTAGTGCTGGTGAATGCGATGCACATTACGGCGTCGGTGTTTATCAACGACGACGAGCCGGGGCTGCATGCGGATTACAAACGCTGGCTGGAGGAACTGGCCCCGTTCGATGCTTCGCCGGCCCGGTATCAGCACAACCGGACGGGGGAGGACAATGCCGACGCTCACATGAAGCGGCAGATCATGGGGCGGGAAGTGGTCGTGGCGATCACGGAGGGGAAGCTCGATTTCGGGCCGTGGGAGCAGATTTTCTACGGGGAGTTCGACGGTCGGCGGTCGAAGCGGGTGCTGGTGAAGGTGATCGGGGAGTGAGGGGATGGTTGTCTGGCCGGACTGCGTTTTGAGTTCTCGGCGTCTCTGTAAAAGACGACACTAAACCGCCGGGCGTTTCCATTTGGAAGCGCTCGGCGCCTTTGTAATGAGAGTTGCTTACATTTTCAACAGAATCTCTTGCCTGAAACTTGTCGTCGGTCTGGCCTGAACGCAATGCTGCTCAATCTGGGGATGTCGGCTGTTTGCGGCATCGTGCGACCAGAAAGCCGGTTTGCCGAGAATTGGCTTGAGGTTTATTGAGAGGGAAGCGACAGTGCGAATTCTAAGAATGTGTGTGGCATTGTTCACAGTGATGTCTGCTGTGTCGTCAGGACAGGCTGCGTTCCTGTATTCGAATGGGTTTGAGGTGGACACTACGGGGTGGGCAAGTGCGACGCGAGTCGCGAGTGGAACGGGCGGCGTGACGTCGGCGTCGGGGGGCTTTCATGCGACGACGGGGACGACGAGTGATACGTTTACCAGGTGGGGTGGTTACAATTTCGGTGCCGGAGACGCAGTCCCGACTGCATTTCAGGAGTATTTGACTGCAATCGACATTTACCTGGATGTCGGCGGCGGGTGGGTCAATGACACACGGTTCGACTTTGATTCTGCCATCAACAACAGCATGGGAACATTCCTTCGCGACTTCATTTTCAATGCGGGATTCTATAACGACGCGACCGGGCCCGGGGCCGGCACAAATCGGTTTGTCATCAGCGCCAGTACCAACAGCCAGCCGGGTAGCGCGTACGCGAAGAACCCCGCCAGAGACCCGATTGCCATCACCACGACGGGCTGGTACACGTTCGAAGAACATTTCTACGATAACGGCGGCGTCCTATCTGTCGATATGAGCATCTACGACTCTTCACATGCGCTGGTGAAAACGTGGACGTTGAATACCGCTGATTCGATCGGGGACGTCGGCGGTAACCGCTACGGGTGGTTCGACTACAACGAGTTCACCGCACTCGCCTTTGACAATGCCGAATTGCGAACTGCATCTCCAGTCGTTCCGGAACCGACGTCACTGGCTTTGGCCGGCTTTGCCGGAATCGGTATGGCAGTCGGGGCGTGGCGTCGTCGTCGCCTTGAGAAGCCGCAGGTGGCATGACAAGCCTTCGGACAGTCTTCTGGTTTTGCGAGCGGGCGGCCTCATGGTCGCCCGCTTTCATTGGGGGGGGGCTGGCTACCGTCGATCACGGCATTTTCATTCGGAATCTGCCGGGCATGTGCTGTAACGTTGGCCGGGGAACGAAGGGGGAACGGCCAAAAACATGTTTGCCCGGGACTGCGAGCATGTCACCTGTCGTGTGATGACTGAAAACGGCAACCGAATGAACCCCTCCGCCTCGCTCGCCGTCCTCTACGCGCGATCCCTCAAACAAGAGGCCGCCAGGAACTGGAAGCCTTACGCCTCCGTCCAGCGAGAGCAGGAACAGGCGCTTCGCCGGCTGGAGAAATGCGGCGTCGTCACGGTCGCCGATCTCATTGCGGAGTTGCCTCGTTTGCCGCGTGGTCTGCAGAGGTCGGCGATTGAATTCGTGGGGCTCCTGAAGATTCGTCGGGCGATCCCGGTGCTGATCGATCTGATGGACCGGCCTCGACTCCGACTGGTCGTGGCCCAGGTTCTGTCATATTTCCATGAGTCGCGGCCGATCACCGAAGCGCTGGTAGAAGCGGGGCAGCGAGAGCTGGCGGCGTCTGCACCGGATGTCACGTGGCTTGACGCCATCACCATCGCCTGCCTGGCGTGCGACGATCGTCGAATTGCCGAGATTTTGCTGAAGACTTACGAACGGACGGATTTGCCGGGCTGGCTGCGCGGCAATGCGGCTGACCGGCTGATGAGCCAGACGGGCATCGCAGACAGGCGGACGACGCTGTATCGGCGGTGCCGGGCGGCGGCGCTGCGTGGTCTGGACGAGGAGGATCTCGACGTCCGCTTCGGGAGCATGTACGTGATTGGTGCGTTGACGTCGCGCGGGGACTGGAATCCGCCAACGGTGCATACAGATTTTCACTGCGCACTGCCGCGGCTGCGGGGAATCGCCGCGACCGACCACATGCTGGCCCCCGGCTACTGGTGGCCCCTGTCGGCCGAGGCCGCGGACGTCATTGGCTGCATTGAAACCGGCACTTGGCCACAGCCGGATGCCGCCCATCGCTGGGAGGGGTTTCCAGAGCGGGGCGAGTGGCGACGGGATTGATTGGCTGCAAATTGCAGCGCCGACATTTCTTTCGCTCCGTCCGGGGCTGAAGTCCGCCAAAACGGTCCGCGGAGCGGATCCTGCGTTGTGTGACCCGGTTGGCCTGAGGAATTGGCGAAATGCGACTCGCTCTCCTCCCTCTCCCGCACTTGGTATGATGCCCGCCGGGGCGTCGGGAGCGGTCTGCGCGGGTTGCGCGGCTTCGTCGGCGTCGGGGACCGGGCGTTTTCGCCGGGGGTTGCTGTGCCCAAGGCCACGCTGCTTGTCATTCAAGGCGTCGAACAGGGAGCCCGCTATGAGCTGGGGGACCGGCCGTACGCGCTGGGGCGGGGGCTGCAGAACGAAATCCGGGTGCTCGACACCGAAGTCTCCCGGATTCACGCCTCGATTCACCGCGTCGGCGACGGGTACGTTCTGACCGACCGGAACAGCTCCAACGGGAGTTTTGTGAACGGGTCGGCGATTCGCTCGCGACCGCTGGCCAATGGCGATCAGATTCAGATTGGCCGGACCGTGCTCCTGTTCAGCCAGGAAGGGGCCGCGGCGGCGCCGCCGAATCTGGACCGGGTGAAACTGCTGAATCAGCACGATCCGGCCGACCGTTCGAACATCGTCAGCAAGGTGTCGGACGACTCCAGCCGGCCGGGCGGTTTCGGGTCGGTGACGGCGGCGGCGCAGTCGGTGGTCAATCTGCGGGCGCTGTATCAGATTGCGGAGGAGTCGGTCCGGCCGTCGGTTTCGCTGGAGCAGCTTCTGCAGCGGGTGCTGGACCTGACGATTGAGGCGGTGGGGGCCGACCGGGGCTGCGTGCTGCTGACGGATGCGTTCAACGGCGAAATCCGCCCGCAGGCGGTGAGTTATCGGCAGGCGGGGGAGCATGGTTCCCGCATGCCGGTTTCGCGGACGATCGTCGATTACGTGGTGCGGAGCCGGCAGGGCGTCCGCAGCACGGATGCGCAGCACGATACGCGGTTCGACGCCGGCAACAGCATCGTGCAGTCGGGGATTCGCGAGGCGATGTGCGTGCCGCTGCAGGGGCGGTCGGAACTGATGGGGGTGATTTATGTGGATATCACGACTCCCGCCGATCGGGTGCTGATCGAAGGCCGGCAGGAGCGGTTCAGCGAGGATCAGCTCCGGCTGCTGGTGGCGATCGGGCGGCAGGCGGCTCTGGCGGTGGAGAACAACCGCTACCAGAACGCGATTGTGAAAGCCGAGCGGCTGGCGGCGATGGGGCAGACGATCGCCACGCTGAGCCACCACATCAAGAACATCCTGCAGGGGGTTCGGGGCGGGAGCTACCTGATCGATCTGGGATTGAAGGACCACAACGAGGATCTGGTCCGCAAGGGCTGGACGATCGTCGAGAAGAACCAGAACAAGATCTATCATCTGGTGATGGACATGCTGACGTTCAGCAAGGACCGGAAGCCGGCGCTCCAGCGGGTGCAATTGAACGATACGGTGCGGGAGATCGTCGAGCTGCTGCAGGTCCGGGCCGGCGAATCGCACGTGGAACTTCACTGGGAGCCCGCGGGCGACCTCCCCGACAGCACGTTCGATCCCGAGGGGATCCACCGGGCGGTCCTGAACATCGTGATCAACGCGATCGACGCGGCGGAAGGGGCCGACCACGCGATGGTCCGGATCGCGACGGGCTATGACCCGAACTCGGATTTCCTGTGGGTGCGGGTGACCGACAATGGGCCGGGGATTCCCGAGGAACAGCGGCTGCGGATCTTCAACATCTTCGAATCGACGAAGGGGGCTCGGGGGACGGGACTGGGGCTGCCGGTGAGCCAGAAGATTCTGCGGGAGCACGGCGGTGAGATCACGGTCGAGAGCCGGCTCGAGGAAGGGACGACTTTCACGCTGACCTGGCCGCGCAACGACGACGATCACAGCCCGCTGAGCGGGCGGACGATGGCATGACGGGTAAGCACGAAATCCGAAACAGGCGATGCTCGGCAGCCCGCCGGTCGTCAGAAGATCAGTAGAGAAGAACTCACCGCGGAGGCACGGAGGACGCGGAGTCAGAACCTGAGAAGAAACGACCACGAATGACGAGGAGATTAAGGGTCGAGTGGTCAGGCAAGAACTTCTGTACGACGGACGTCCACGTCCGTCGACCTCATCTTCGGCAGCCTGCGGCGAGTCTGAATACGACGGACGAGGACGTCCGTCGTACGGCTCAAGAGGCGGCGAGCATGTTCACGGAACGCAGGATGGATCACGGCGGACGATGTTGAAGATTACTCGGATCGATGCTCTCGAAGTGCTCGACAGCCGCGGGCGTCCGACGGTTGAAGCCAGCGTGGTTTGCGAGGGGGATTTCGAAGGACGGGCCAGCGTTCCGAGCGGGGCCAGCACCGGGCGGAGCGAAGCCCACGAGCTGCGCGACGGCGGCCGTCGGTTGCGCGGACTTGGCGTCCGTACGGCAGTGGGGCAGATTCGGACGGAGATCAATGCGGCTCTCAATGGGGGCGATGCGCTTGACCAGCAGGGGCTCGACTGGCGGCTGCGCCAGCTCGACGGGACGCCGGACAAGTCCCGACTGGGAGCGAATGCCATCCTGGCGGTTTCGCTGGCGACGGTCCGCGCGGCCGCTGCGGCCCTCAAGCAGTCGGTGGTTCAGCGACTGGCCGATCTCTGGCTGAAATCGGCTCCGACGACGGTCCCGCATGCGGCCGGCGGTCTGTTCGAACCCGATGTGCTGCCGCTGCCGATGGTCAACATGATTTCCGGAGGCGCCCATGCCGGCGGCAACCTGGATCTGCAGGATTTTCTGCTGATTCCCGTGGGGGCGACGAGTTATTCGCAGGCTCTCGACCAGATTGTGGAGACCTATTTCGAACTGGGAAGCCTGCTGCAGGCGCGGGACTACGAAGGGGTGCTGGTCGGCGATGAGGGAGGCTACGGTCCCCGGCTCCGCTCCAACGAAGAAGCGATCGAGCTGGTGACGATGGCGGCCGAGCGCGCCGGGCTCCGACCGGGGCGGGATTTCATGCTGGGGCTCGATGTGGCGTCGACCCAGTTCTATCGCGACGGGAAGTACCATCTGCGGGACGATCCGCAATCGCCGCGCAGCTCCGACGCGATGATCGACCTGCTGGCGAGCTGGGTCCGGCAGTATCCGATTCTCAGCATTGAAGACGGCCTGGCCGAAGACGACTGGGACGGCTGGTCGGCGCTGACGGCGGCGCTGGGCTCGCAGGTGCAGATCCTTGGGGACGACCTCTTTACGACCAACTGCGCGCGGCTGCGGGAAGGGATCGATCGTGCCGCCGCCAACAGCATTCTGATCAAGGTGAACCAGATCGGCACGCTGTCGGAGACGTTTGACACGCTGATTCTGGCGTGGCAGAACGGTTATACGCCGGTGATTTCCGCCCGGAGCGGCGAGACGGAAGACCCGTTCATTGCCGACCTGGCCACGGCGACCGGGGCCGGCCAGATCAAGATCGGTTCGGTGGCCCGCAGCGAGCGGCTGGCGAAATATAACCAGCTTCTGCGGCTGGAGCGGATGCTGGGCGGTCGGGGACGATTTGCCGGGCCGGCGGCGTTTGTGCAGCGGACGGCTCTGGCCCGCTGGCAGTCCGACGGTCGTTCGCCGCAGTGTGCAGACTGAGCCGACACGGCGAGGCTCACTGCGGCGTTCCGTGCGACGCGCTTCACTCGATCGCCGGTCTTCCGCCGCGCTGGCTGGCGGGCTAAGCTGTGGGGCCATCCCCTCCGGAGATCGCGATGACTGCAATTTACCTGACGGAAGACGATGTCGCCTGGCTGGCCGATATGGAGTCGGCGATCGAGTGCGTCGGCCAGGCGTTTCTGGCCCTGGGCGACGGTCGGGCGACGCATCAGCCGCGTCGGCGCGTTTCCGCGGCGGGGACCATGCTGCATTCCATGTCCGCCGCGGCCGAGTATCTCGGTTACGTCGGCTTCAAGGCCTATACGACGACCCGCACGTCCGCCCGCTTTCACGTGATGCTCTATGATGCGGAGAGCGGCGAGCCGGCGGCGCTGTTTGAAGCCAATCAGCTCGGGCAGATCCGGACTGGGGCGGCGAGCGGCGTGGCCACGCGCTGTATGGCCCGGCCCGACGCTCGGGTGGTCGGGTGCTTCGGAACCGGTTTCCAGGCGAAGACGCAGCTCAAGGCGATGTGCTGCGTTCGACGGATCGAGCGGATCGAGGTCTATGGCCGCGACGGCGATCGCCGGAAGGCTTTTGCGGAAGAGATGACGGAGTTCTGCGGCGTCCCGACGGTCGCCGTTCACAGCCCCGAAGAATGTGCGGCGGAGAAGGACATTATTGTCTGCGCGACGACGAGCAAGACGCCGGTGTTTGACGGTCGGGCCATCGATGAAGGGACGCATATCAACGCCGTCGGGAGCAACTGGCTGGGGAAGGCGGAGATCGATACGACGGTGATTCGCCGGGCCGACCATATTGCCTGCGACAGCGTGGAAGCGTGTCAGCTCGAAGCGGGCGATTTCGTGCCGGCGCTGGAGGCGGGGGTGCTGGAGTGGAGCCGGGTGCATGAGCTGCACGACGTTCTGGCCGGTCGCGAGACCGGGCGGGCGCATCCGCCGGATATCACGCTGTTCAAGTCGGTCGGGATTGCGCTGGAAGATGTGGCGCTGGCGGTCCGGCTGCTGCAGCGGGCGCGGGACGAGAAGGTTGGGCAGGCGTTGCCGTTTTGAGGCGGGCTTCGGGTATCGGGCTTCGGGCTTCGCAGAGAAGGCGGTGGCTGCGCCCCCTGTCATGCCCTGTTTCTCGATGTTGTCGACGGCACCTTTTGGCAGGCGGGGGGGCCCTACTCGGCGTTGAGCTGCTGCCAGTCGACGTCGCGCAGGCGGGCGGCAGTGGCGGCGGCTTTGAGTTTCTGGACGACGAACGACTTGTGATTGGCGACGGCCTGTTCGCTGATCGACAGAGATCGGGCGACTTCCTGATTGGACTGGCCGCGGACGAACAGGAGTTCGGCGCACATCAGGCGTTCGAACTCTCCCCGACTGATCCAGCTCTGGACGAGCTGCTTCAGGCAGTCTCCGAGAACGCGTTCCTCGACGGTCTTGCGTTCGGCGCTGCGGACCAGGCTCGACGCACGACGCTGCGGACCGGCCGGGTCGATGCCGCTGTTGGAATCGGAGGAGGCCAGCGTCAGCCAGGGGCGTCGCCCGCGCCGCCGGAGCTGATCGGTCAGCTTGTGGGCGGCGATCGAGAACAGAAACGATTCGAGGGGCGTCGCATCTCGGTAGTTCGGCAAGGCCAGCAGAAAGCCGAGGAACGTCTCCTGGACGACGTCTTCCGCGGCGGCCCGGTCCCCCAGTCGCTGCTCGGCGAAGGCGAGCAGGCGGCCCTGGTAGGCGGCGATGAGCCGTTCCCAGGCGTCGGGTCGACGGGCGCGGACCTCCTGCAGCAGCGTTTCGTCATCGACGGGAGCCATGCGACCTCGACCGCGCAAACAGCATTTCTCAGGCGGTCATCAGGCTCGCAGGGAGGTCCGGAGAAGTCAATTGTCGCGACTGGATGAGCGCCAGATAACAGCCGACGATCAGTGTGGCGAGCGCCAGAGTCCAGACGCCGACAAGCAGACGGCCGCGGGCGATTTCGTGCCGGACGGACGGCAGGAAGTTGTCGCGGGTCTGGTCGTCGAACTGCACTTCCCACCAGACCCGCTGCATGGGGGCCGCGAAGGTCCCGAAGTCCTTTTCCTCGGTCTGAGTGTGCTGGTTGGTGACCACCAGCGTTCGCAGCGTGTCGCCGGAGACGTCGGTCAAAGTCGCCTGACGCGCCAGCGGCACGTGCTGCCGCAGGTCGTCGCGGACGAGATTCGACGTTTCTGCGAGCAGTTCCCGTTCGGCCTCGGCCACCGACGTATAGAGCCGGCTGGCGAGGATCCGCCGTTGGCGGGAGCCGGAATGAACCTCGGGAGCCTGAATCCATTCCGGCAGCGTGTCGGCGGTCGCCGAGCGAGCGTCGGTCGGCGTGGGGAGACGTTCTTTGCCGACCAGGGACGCCTGCCGCGCCTGCTCGGCGGCGGAGGGAAT harbors:
- a CDS encoding secondary thiamine-phosphate synthase enzyme YjbQ; the protein is MKSLTRHLTFQLPERMGFLNITEEVRRLVQESGVQEGLVLVNAMHITASVFINDDEPGLHADYKRWLEELAPFDASPARYQHNRTGEDNADAHMKRQIMGREVVVAITEGKLDFGPWEQIFYGEFDGRRSKRVLVKVIGE
- a CDS encoding PEP-CTERM sorting domain-containing protein, whose product is MTAIDIYLDVGGGWVNDTRFDFDSAINNSMGTFLRDFIFNAGFYNDATGPGAGTNRFVISASTNSQPGSAYAKNPARDPIAITTTGWYTFEEHFYDNGGVLSVDMSIYDSSHALVKTWTLNTADSIGDVGGNRYGWFDYNEFTALAFDNAELRTASPVVPEPTSLALAGFAGIGMAVGAWRRRRLEKPQVA
- a CDS encoding ATP-binding protein; this encodes MRGFVGVGDRAFSPGVAVPKATLLVIQGVEQGARYELGDRPYALGRGLQNEIRVLDTEVSRIHASIHRVGDGYVLTDRNSSNGSFVNGSAIRSRPLANGDQIQIGRTVLLFSQEGAAAAPPNLDRVKLLNQHDPADRSNIVSKVSDDSSRPGGFGSVTAAAQSVVNLRALYQIAEESVRPSVSLEQLLQRVLDLTIEAVGADRGCVLLTDAFNGEIRPQAVSYRQAGEHGSRMPVSRTIVDYVVRSRQGVRSTDAQHDTRFDAGNSIVQSGIREAMCVPLQGRSELMGVIYVDITTPADRVLIEGRQERFSEDQLRLLVAIGRQAALAVENNRYQNAIVKAERLAAMGQTIATLSHHIKNILQGVRGGSYLIDLGLKDHNEDLVRKGWTIVEKNQNKIYHLVMDMLTFSKDRKPALQRVQLNDTVREIVELLQVRAGESHVELHWEPAGDLPDSTFDPEGIHRAVLNIVINAIDAAEGADHAMVRIATGYDPNSDFLWVRVTDNGPGIPEEQRLRIFNIFESTKGARGTGLGLPVSQKILREHGGEITVESRLEEGTTFTLTWPRNDDDHSPLSGRTMA
- the eno gene encoding phosphopyruvate hydratase; its protein translation is MLKITRIDALEVLDSRGRPTVEASVVCEGDFEGRASVPSGASTGRSEAHELRDGGRRLRGLGVRTAVGQIRTEINAALNGGDALDQQGLDWRLRQLDGTPDKSRLGANAILAVSLATVRAAAAALKQSVVQRLADLWLKSAPTTVPHAAGGLFEPDVLPLPMVNMISGGAHAGGNLDLQDFLLIPVGATSYSQALDQIVETYFELGSLLQARDYEGVLVGDEGGYGPRLRSNEEAIELVTMAAERAGLRPGRDFMLGLDVASTQFYRDGKYHLRDDPQSPRSSDAMIDLLASWVRQYPILSIEDGLAEDDWDGWSALTAALGSQVQILGDDLFTTNCARLREGIDRAAANSILIKVNQIGTLSETFDTLILAWQNGYTPVISARSGETEDPFIADLATATGAGQIKIGSVARSERLAKYNQLLRLERMLGGRGRFAGPAAFVQRTALARWQSDGRSPQCAD
- a CDS encoding ornithine cyclodeaminase family protein, which codes for MTAIYLTEDDVAWLADMESAIECVGQAFLALGDGRATHQPRRRVSAAGTMLHSMSAAAEYLGYVGFKAYTTTRTSARFHVMLYDAESGEPAALFEANQLGQIRTGAASGVATRCMARPDARVVGCFGTGFQAKTQLKAMCCVRRIERIEVYGRDGDRRKAFAEEMTEFCGVPTVAVHSPEECAAEKDIIVCATTSKTPVFDGRAIDEGTHINAVGSNWLGKAEIDTTVIRRADHIACDSVEACQLEAGDFVPALEAGVLEWSRVHELHDVLAGRETGRAHPPDITLFKSVGIALEDVALAVRLLQRARDEKVGQALPF
- a CDS encoding RNA polymerase sigma factor, with product MAPVDDETLLQEVRARRPDAWERLIAAYQGRLLAFAEQRLGDRAAAEDVVQETFLGFLLALPNYRDATPLESFLFSIAAHKLTDQLRRRGRRPWLTLASSDSNSGIDPAGPQRRASSLVRSAERKTVEERVLGDCLKQLVQSWISRGEFERLMCAELLFVRGQSNQEVARSLSISEQAVANHKSFVVQKLKAAATAARLRDVDWQQLNAE